One genomic region from Cydia strobilella chromosome 27, ilCydStro3.1, whole genome shotgun sequence encodes:
- the LOC134753663 gene encoding putative fatty acyl-CoA reductase CG5065, with amino-acid sequence MAAVADIKMDDTKSETNGNDVHTPNLNVQELPELRAGEAEGIADYYDGAVLLVTGGTGFLGKALLEKLLRSCPGINTIYLLLRPKRGLTVEQRYKELLKNQAFDRIRTRWPERLSKLSPIAGDVSAPGLGVGLEQKALLAEVTVLFHSAATVRFTEPLHAATALNVQGTASLLTLAQDMPKLKALVHVSTAYSNAPQPSIDERVYPPPYDPDSIVRCAKMLPQHTVNVLAQTLQGEHPNTYTLTKALAESIVHSHQELPVCIVRPSIVTAALQEPFPGWIDNIYGVTGIVMEISRGTYRSGFCRERYVVDLVPVDLVVNACILAAWRQGTNKAGRCPVYNVTSGSVSPLQWGAFTRLCVKWARENPTKYVMWYPNFSFTESRFLNTFWEVTCHLLPAFLYDVLLRAQGRKAIMMKLARRFQMAAATGEYFANHEWQFGIEQLTALHRDASAAADGDNFPHWPEIDWDQYIATYMMGIRKFILKDSADSLAHARTKLNRLYWVYKILQAATGYYFFRSLAGRLR; translated from the exons ATGGCCGCTGTCGCAGATATCAAGATGGACGACAC CAAGAGCGAAACTAACGGCAACGATGTGCACACACCCAACCTGAACGTTCAAGAGTTGCCAGAACTGCGCGCTGGTGAGGCTGAAGGCATAGCCGACTACTATGACGGCGCTGTGCTACTGGTTACTGGTGGTACGGGCTTTCTTGGCAAG GCGCTCCTGGAGAAACTCCTGCGCTCCTGCCCCGGAATCAATACCATCTATCTGTTACTGCGACCCAAGAGAGGACTCACGGTCGAGCAGCGGTACAAGGAACTCCTCAAGAATCAG GCCTTCGACCGCATCCGTACCCGCTGGCCGGAGCGGCTGAGCAAGCTCTCTCCGATCGCTGGCGATGTCTCCGCTCCAGGACTCGGGGTTGGCCTTGAGCAGAAGGCACTGTTAGCTGAAGTCACAGTGTTGTTCCATTCTGCGGCGACTGTCAG GTTCACGGAGCCGCTACATGCAGCGACGGCACTGAACGTTCAAGGCACTGCATCGCTGCTCACGCTGGCTCAAGACATGCCCAAGCTCAAG GCGCTGGTGCACGTATCAACAGCCTACAGCAATGCACCGCAGCCGAGCATCGATGAGCGCGTTTATCCTCCACCATACGATCCTGATTCCATAGTGAGGTGTGCCAAAATGCTGCCTCAGCACACTGTGAACGTACTGGCACAGACACTACAG GGTGAACATCCTAACACGTATACACTGACGAAGGCGCTGGCTGAGTCCATCGTTCACAGTCATCAGGAGTTACCCGTTTGCATCGTGCGACCTTCCATCG TGACGGCAGCGCTGCAGGAGCCTTTCCCGGGCTGGATAGACAATATCTACGGCGTCACTG GAATCGTAATGGAAATCTCCCGCGGCACGTACCGATCTGGCTTCTGCCGGGAGCGATACGTGGTTGATCTTGTGCCGGTTGACCTGGTGGTCAACGCCTGCATATTGGCTGCCTGGAGACAGGGCACCAACAA GGCGGGACGCTGTCCAGTATACAACGTGACGTCAGGCTCCGTCAGCCCGCTGCAGTGGGGCGCATTCACCCGGCTCTGTGTCAAATGGGCGAGAGAGAACCCCACCAA ATATGTGATGTGGTACCCCAATTTCTCATTCACGGAGTCCCGTTTTCTGAATACCTTCTGGGAAGTGACCTGTCACCTGCTGCCTGCGTTCCTCTACGATGTGTTATTGCGCGCGCAGGGACGGAAGGCTAT AATGATGAAGCTAGCCCGCCGCTTCCAAATGGCCGCAGCCACTGGCGAGTACTTCGCTAACCACGAATGGCAGTTCGGCATCGAACAACTAACCGCTTTGCATCGCGACGCTAGCGCCGCGGCGGACGGAGACAACTTTCCTCACTGGCCTGAGATAGACTGGGACCAGTATATCGCCACTTATATGATGGGGATTAGAAAGTTTATATTGAAGGATAGTGCTGATTCACTCGCACACGCCAGGACCAAGCTAAACAG